In the Rhizobium sp. CB3090 genome, one interval contains:
- a CDS encoding phosphomannomutase: MKFGTSGLRGLSVDLMGRASALYAMAYARHLLKSGHAQPGDLILVGRDFRDSSPAISATCIGALKRAGLTPVDCGTLPTPALALYGLELKAASLMITGSHIPADRNGIKFYRPDGEIDKQDEVAISAEAADIGDADLDETPGVGENRAAEAEALFFERNIALLPADSLSGLTIGVYQHSTVARDLLGVVLAHYGARVVPLGRSESFIPVDTEAVSADTISLLKGWAPEHGLDAIVSADGDGDRPLVSDETGEPLRGDLLGLIAANFLGAEVVVTPVTSNSGIEAAGSYAVTRTRVGSPYVIAGMDEALAAGKANVMGFEANGGTLTASRFIIEGEPVRALPTRDSFLPILATLYAAARAKQPLSAVAANYRLPFAAADRLENFPVETSAALMAHLRASDTNLAAFLAPVAGVASKSDIDGLRVTLTDGRIVHFRPSGNAPEMRCYVEASDENEAKALLEQGLGLIRAWAAARG, from the coding sequence TTGAAATTTGGAACCAGTGGCCTTCGCGGCTTGTCCGTAGACCTCATGGGACGCGCGTCCGCCCTCTACGCCATGGCCTATGCCCGCCACTTGTTGAAGAGCGGCCATGCGCAACCCGGCGATCTCATCCTGGTTGGCCGCGATTTTCGCGACTCCAGCCCGGCGATCTCCGCCACCTGCATCGGCGCGCTGAAACGCGCCGGCCTGACGCCCGTCGATTGCGGCACGCTGCCGACCCCGGCGCTGGCACTTTACGGGCTGGAGCTGAAGGCTGCCTCGCTGATGATCACCGGCTCGCATATTCCAGCCGACCGCAACGGCATCAAATTCTACCGGCCGGACGGCGAGATCGACAAGCAGGACGAAGTGGCGATCAGCGCGGAAGCCGCGGACATCGGTGACGCCGATCTGGACGAGACGCCGGGCGTCGGCGAGAACCGGGCCGCAGAGGCCGAAGCGCTGTTTTTCGAACGCAATATCGCCCTGCTGCCCGCCGACAGCCTTAGCGGCCTCACCATCGGCGTCTATCAGCACAGCACGGTAGCGCGCGATCTGCTCGGCGTGGTGCTCGCGCATTACGGCGCGCGCGTCGTGCCGCTCGGCCGCTCCGAAAGCTTCATTCCCGTCGACACCGAAGCCGTCTCCGCCGACACCATCAGCCTGCTGAAGGGCTGGGCGCCGGAACATGGGCTGGATGCGATCGTCTCCGCCGATGGCGACGGCGACCGGCCGCTTGTCTCCGATGAAACCGGCGAGCCGCTGCGCGGCGACCTGCTCGGCCTCATCGCCGCAAATTTCCTCGGCGCGGAAGTGGTGGTGACGCCGGTCACCTCCAATTCCGGCATCGAAGCTGCCGGCTCCTACGCCGTCACCCGCACCCGCGTCGGCTCTCCCTACGTCATCGCCGGCATGGACGAGGCCTTGGCGGCCGGCAAGGCCAATGTCATGGGCTTCGAGGCCAATGGCGGCACGCTGACGGCAAGCCGCTTCATCATCGAAGGCGAGCCGGTACGCGCGCTTCCGACGCGCGACAGCTTCCTGCCCATCCTCGCGACGCTTTACGCCGCTGCGCGCGCAAAACAGCCGCTGTCGGCCGTTGCCGCCAACTACCGCCTGCCCTTTGCCGCCGCCGACCGGCTGGAGAATTTTCCGGTCGAAACCAGTGCGGCGCTGATGGCCCATCTGCGCGCCTCCGACACCAATCTCGCCGCCTTCCTGGCGCCGGTCGCTGGCGTGGCGTCAAAGAGCGACATCGACGGGCTGCGGGTGACGCTGACCGATGGCCGAATCGTCCATTTCCGCCCCTCCGGCAATGCGCCGGAGATGCGCTGCTATGTCGAAGCATCAGATGAAAACGAAGCAAAGGCCTTGCTGGAACAGGGACTTGGCCTCATCCGCGCCTGGGCGGCAGCCCGGGGTTAA
- a CDS encoding SelT/SelW/SelH family protein: MTDKPRITILYCTQCNWLLRAGWMAQELLQTFSDSVGEVALIPGTGGNFEIRIDGELLWERKRDGGFPGPKELKRRVRDIIDPERDLGHLDRGSLES, from the coding sequence ATGACCGATAAGCCGCGGATCACCATTCTCTATTGTACGCAATGCAATTGGCTGCTGCGCGCCGGCTGGATGGCGCAGGAGCTGCTGCAAACCTTCAGCGACAGCGTGGGCGAAGTGGCGCTGATCCCCGGCACCGGCGGCAACTTCGAAATCCGTATCGACGGTGAACTGCTATGGGAGCGCAAGCGCGACGGCGGCTTTCCCGGCCCGAAGGAGCTGAAGCGGCGGGTGCGCGATATCATCGATCCCGAACGCGATCTCGGCCATTTGGATCGCGGATCGCTGGAGAGCTGA
- a CDS encoding type 1 glutamine amidotransferase, translating to MRVAIVENMKNTPLGALGIALEEAGAEIEWFRPWDGEGLPKNVKTCDALVVLGGEQNARDDETHPYLPELARLMRRFEEADKAVLGICLGSQLLARAYEAENLIGTAHEFGWKTVGVTEEGKADPLLSELGDDFTIFQWHSDTFSLPAGAIRLATNAVTGNQAFRIGRAAYGTQFHFEANAAVVEGWRMDFKASIERNEPGWLERYAEIAAQHAPAAEIAGLAIARAWVRTMSAEVKLQAAS from the coding sequence ATGCGGGTCGCAATCGTCGAAAACATGAAGAACACGCCACTCGGCGCCCTCGGCATCGCGCTGGAAGAGGCGGGAGCGGAGATCGAATGGTTCCGCCCGTGGGACGGCGAGGGGCTTCCGAAGAATGTAAAGACTTGTGATGCGCTGGTCGTGCTCGGCGGCGAACAGAATGCCCGCGATGATGAGACCCATCCCTATCTGCCGGAACTCGCAAGGCTCATGCGGCGGTTCGAAGAGGCCGATAAGGCCGTGCTCGGCATCTGCCTCGGCAGCCAGCTTCTGGCCCGCGCCTATGAGGCAGAAAACCTGATCGGCACAGCCCATGAATTCGGCTGGAAAACAGTCGGTGTCACTGAGGAAGGCAAGGCCGATCCGCTTCTGTCCGAATTGGGCGACGATTTCACCATCTTCCAATGGCATTCCGACACGTTTTCGCTGCCGGCCGGCGCCATCCGCCTCGCCACCAACGCGGTAACCGGCAACCAGGCCTTCCGCATTGGCCGCGCCGCCTATGGCACGCAGTTCCATTTCGAGGCCAACGCCGCCGTGGTTGAAGGCTGGCGCATGGACTTTAAGGCATCGATCGAACGCAACGAGCCCGGCTGGCTGGAGCGCTATGCCGAGATCGCCGCACAGCATGCGCCGGCGGCTGAAATCGCCGGGCTGGCGATCGCCCGGGCCTGGGTAAGGACGATGAGTGCTGAGGTGAAGCTGCAGGCGGCGTCTTAG
- a CDS encoding DUF2066 domain-containing protein, producing the protein MLKSRSMAIAFALIGMTAVAHADDHSLYRAQAIVTGTGAVNRELGFKNCLGRVLVRVSGDQRVTSENAFQAMLPRAGSFVATYSYHDRLEGIPIHDEQGTHDRPQDLTCIYMPGRKPWLSPRPKLAIFLVVRDARRGFVLSRDSDKSPYMIDAFEAAARPFAMAIIVPNKAMLVSRGLTATALAGTTQQELDALAKTIGGDVALAGSLVWSDKDLGWVADWSMTENGKIHHWRIRGVSFDDAFRNAIAGAAQIASGNGEPQ; encoded by the coding sequence ATGTTGAAATCACGATCGATGGCCATCGCTTTCGCACTTATCGGCATGACAGCCGTCGCTCACGCCGATGATCACAGCCTCTACCGCGCGCAGGCAATTGTGACCGGCACCGGCGCCGTTAATCGCGAACTCGGTTTCAAGAATTGTCTCGGTCGCGTGCTTGTCAGGGTTAGCGGCGATCAGCGTGTGACGTCGGAGAATGCCTTTCAAGCGATGCTGCCGCGTGCCGGCTCCTTCGTCGCGACCTACAGCTATCACGATCGCCTGGAAGGTATCCCGATTCATGACGAGCAAGGCACCCACGACCGGCCGCAGGACCTCACCTGCATCTACATGCCCGGGCGCAAGCCGTGGCTGTCACCACGCCCGAAACTCGCGATTTTCTTGGTCGTGCGCGATGCGCGACGCGGTTTCGTGCTGAGCCGCGACAGTGACAAAAGCCCTTATATGATCGACGCTTTCGAAGCGGCCGCTAGACCGTTTGCCATGGCAATCATTGTGCCCAACAAGGCAATGCTGGTCAGTCGAGGCCTCACTGCAACCGCTTTGGCGGGGACGACACAGCAAGAACTCGATGCCTTGGCCAAGACCATCGGCGGCGATGTCGCCTTGGCGGGTTCGCTCGTTTGGAGCGACAAGGATCTCGGCTGGGTCGCCGATTGGTCGATGACGGAAAATGGAAAAATCCATCACTGGCGAATCCGCGGCGTCAGCTTCGATGACGCGTTTCGCAACGCTATAGCCGGGGCGGCACAGATCGCATCCGGCAATGGAGAGCCGCAATAG
- a CDS encoding GFA family protein yields the protein MTQPELPWEGGCRCGEVRLKISAKPLLTMACHCTGCQRMSSSAYSLSVAIPSEGFEVTQGEPVIGGMHDENLKHYFCPYCMSWMFTRLEGFDWFVNLRPTMLDDPSWFTPFAETWTREKLPWVTTPAVHSYAALPEMNEYEGLIKEYAEQA from the coding sequence ATGACCCAGCCAGAATTACCCTGGGAAGGCGGGTGCCGTTGCGGGGAGGTGCGACTGAAGATCAGCGCCAAACCGCTATTGACCATGGCTTGCCATTGCACCGGCTGCCAGCGCATGTCCTCCAGCGCCTATTCGCTGAGCGTCGCAATCCCGAGCGAAGGCTTCGAAGTCACGCAAGGCGAGCCCGTCATCGGCGGGATGCACGACGAAAACCTGAAGCACTATTTCTGCCCCTATTGCATGAGCTGGATGTTCACCCGCCTGGAAGGGTTCGACTGGTTCGTGAACCTGCGCCCGACCATGCTTGACGACCCCAGTTGGTTCACGCCTTTCGCCGAGACCTGGACGAGAGAAAAATTGCCGTGGGTGACGACCCCTGCGGTTCACAGCTATGCCGCGTTGCCGGAGATGAACGAGTATGAGGGGCTGATCAAGGAGTATGCGGAGCAGGCATAA
- a CDS encoding type II toxin-antitoxin system CcdA family antitoxin: MAQTTRKAAILSLDEKLLSDARELKINIARAAEDGIARAIKTERERLWLQENAEAIEQANAYVEKHGLPFGKYRQF, translated from the coding sequence ATGGCCCAAACGACGCGCAAAGCCGCCATTTTGTCTCTGGACGAGAAACTGCTTTCGGATGCCCGCGAACTGAAAATCAATATCGCGCGCGCTGCTGAAGACGGCATAGCGCGCGCCATCAAGACCGAGCGTGAGCGCCTATGGCTGCAGGAAAACGCTGAAGCCATCGAACAAGCCAACGCCTATGTTGAAAAGCACGGCCTGCCGTTCGGAAAATATCGGCAGTTCTGA
- the lepA gene encoding translation elongation factor 4 produces MSTNSTTPLSHIRNFSIVAHIDHGKSTLADRLIQTTGGLAEREMSEQVLDNMEIERERGITIKAQTVRLHYKAKNGETYILNLIDTPGHVDFAYEVSRSLSACEGSLLVVDASQGVEAQTLANVYQAIDNNHELVTVLNKIDLPAAEPDRIKEQIEEVIGIDASDAVLISAKTGLGIPDVLEAIVHKLPAPRSAGGEKAPLKALLVDSWYDTYLGVMVLVRIIDGTLTKGQTIRMMGTDAKYQIERVGVLTPKMVAVDSLGPGEIGFITASIKEVADTRVGDTITEDKRPTAEPLPGFKPAQPVVFCGLFPVDAADFEDLRSAMGKLRLNDASFSFEMESSAALGFGFRCGFLGLLHLEIIQERLEREFNLDLIATAPSVVYQLTMTDGAEIELHNPADMPDVVKISEFREPWIKATILTPDDYLGSILKLCQDRRGIQTELTYVGNRAMITYDLPLNEVVFDFYDRLKSISKGYASFDYSLTDYRESDLVKMSILVNAEPVDALSMLVHRSAAEKRGRVMCEKLKDLIPQHMFQIPIQAAIGGRIIARETVKALRKDVTAKCYGGDATRKRKLLDKQKEGKKRMRQFGKVEIPQEAFIAALKMGDE; encoded by the coding sequence ATGAGCACCAATTCCACCACTCCGCTTTCGCATATCCGCAACTTCTCGATCGTGGCCCATATCGACCACGGCAAATCGACGCTGGCCGACCGCCTGATCCAGACGACGGGCGGCCTTGCCGAACGCGAGATGTCGGAGCAGGTATTGGACAACATGGAGATCGAGCGCGAGCGCGGAATCACCATCAAGGCCCAGACCGTGCGCTTGCACTACAAGGCCAAGAACGGCGAGACCTACATTCTCAACCTGATCGACACGCCCGGACACGTCGATTTCGCCTATGAAGTCTCGCGCTCGCTGTCAGCCTGCGAAGGCTCGCTGCTGGTGGTGGATGCATCGCAGGGCGTGGAAGCGCAGACGCTCGCCAACGTCTATCAGGCGATCGACAACAATCACGAGCTCGTCACGGTCCTCAACAAGATCGACCTGCCAGCGGCCGAACCGGACCGCATCAAGGAACAGATCGAAGAAGTGATCGGCATCGATGCCTCCGACGCCGTGCTGATCTCAGCCAAGACCGGCCTCGGCATTCCTGACGTTCTCGAAGCCATCGTGCATAAGCTACCGGCGCCGAGGAGCGCGGGCGGCGAAAAGGCACCGTTGAAGGCGCTGCTGGTCGATAGCTGGTACGACACCTATCTCGGCGTGATGGTTCTCGTGCGCATCATCGACGGCACGCTGACCAAGGGCCAGACCATCCGCATGATGGGTACGGACGCGAAGTACCAGATCGAGCGTGTCGGCGTGCTGACGCCGAAGATGGTCGCCGTCGACAGCCTCGGCCCCGGCGAGATCGGCTTCATCACCGCCTCGATCAAGGAAGTGGCCGACACCCGCGTCGGCGATACCATCACCGAGGACAAGCGTCCGACCGCCGAGCCGCTGCCGGGCTTCAAACCGGCGCAGCCGGTGGTGTTCTGCGGCCTCTTCCCGGTCGATGCCGCCGATTTCGAGGACCTGCGCTCGGCCATGGGCAAGCTGCGCCTCAACGACGCCAGCTTCTCCTTCGAAATGGAATCCTCGGCGGCTCTCGGTTTCGGCTTCCGCTGCGGCTTCCTCGGCCTGCTGCATCTGGAAATCATCCAGGAACGCCTGGAACGCGAGTTCAATCTCGACCTGATCGCGACGGCGCCCTCCGTCGTCTATCAGCTCACCATGACCGACGGCGCTGAGATCGAGCTGCACAACCCGGCCGACATGCCGGACGTCGTCAAGATTTCCGAATTCCGCGAGCCGTGGATCAAGGCGACGATCCTAACGCCGGACGATTATCTCGGCTCGATCCTCAAGCTCTGCCAGGACCGCCGTGGTATTCAGACCGAGCTGACCTATGTTGGCAACCGCGCGATGATTACCTACGATCTGCCGCTCAACGAAGTGGTGTTCGACTTCTACGACCGCCTGAAGTCGATCTCCAAGGGCTATGCCTCCTTCGACTACAGCCTGACCGACTATCGCGAGAGCGATCTCGTCAAGATGTCGATCCTCGTCAATGCCGAGCCGGTGGACGCGCTCTCCATGCTGGTACACCGCTCCGCCGCCGAAAAGCGCGGCCGCGTCATGTGCGAGAAGCTGAAGGACCTGATCCCGCAGCATATGTTCCAGATCCCGATCCAGGCCGCCATCGGCGGGCGCATCATCGCCCGCGAGACGGTGAAGGCACTGCGCAAGGACGTGACCGCCAAGTGCTACGGCGGCGACGCCACCCGCAAGCGCAAGCTGCTCGACAAGCAGAAGGAAGGCAAGAAGCGCATGCGGCAGTTCGGCAAGGTCGAAATCCCGCAGGAGGCGTTTATTGCGGCGCTGAAGATGGGGGATGAGTAA
- a CDS encoding helix-turn-helix transcriptional regulator, whose product MDQDLESAIGARIKELRIARGLTLDELATASAVSRAMISRIERAEASPTASLLARLCAALGLSLSAFFAEEEKDVSPLARHNDQPVWRDPETGYVRRAVSPAGTQSPVDLVEVSFPAGARVSFPPNAASRGMNQHVWLFEGEMEMTVGEIVHRLLPGDCLFMGIGDGHVFYNPGDKPARYCVVLDRPRS is encoded by the coding sequence ATGGATCAGGATCTCGAAAGCGCCATTGGCGCGCGCATCAAAGAGTTGCGGATTGCCCGCGGCCTGACGTTGGATGAGCTGGCGACTGCCTCTGCCGTCAGCCGCGCGATGATCTCGCGCATCGAGCGGGCGGAAGCGAGCCCGACGGCTTCGTTGCTCGCCCGGCTCTGCGCCGCGCTCGGCCTGTCGCTTTCGGCCTTCTTCGCCGAGGAGGAAAAGGATGTATCGCCGCTCGCCCGCCATAACGATCAGCCGGTCTGGCGCGATCCGGAAACCGGCTATGTCCGCCGGGCGGTCTCGCCGGCCGGCACGCAATCGCCCGTCGATCTCGTCGAGGTCAGCTTTCCCGCCGGCGCCCGCGTCAGCTTTCCGCCCAACGCCGCGAGCCGCGGGATGAACCAGCATGTCTGGCTGTTCGAAGGCGAGATGGAAATGACGGTCGGCGAGATCGTGCATCGCCTCTTACCCGGCGACTGCCTGTTCATGGGCATCGGTGACGGTCACGTCTTTTACAATCCGGGCGACAAGCCGGCGCGTTACTGCGTCGTCCTCGATCGTCCCCGGTCATAA
- a CDS encoding GNAT family N-acetyltransferase has protein sequence MPDIHLLSASEARAVSADLCEVLADCVNGGASVGFMQPYGPDDAASYWQSVADSVESGATLLLVAFIEGKIVGTVQVGAAQMPNQPHRGDLKKLLVHRRARGKGLARLLMEAAEREAARFGKTLLVLDTATGSDAEAIYPRLGWQRVGVIPDYAMWPEGGLCDTTIFYKRIAA, from the coding sequence ATGCCTGATATTCATCTTCTTTCCGCCTCCGAAGCCCGCGCCGTCTCCGCTGATCTCTGCGAGGTCCTTGCCGATTGCGTCAATGGCGGCGCGTCCGTCGGTTTCATGCAGCCCTATGGTCCTGATGACGCCGCTTCCTATTGGCAAAGCGTGGCCGACAGCGTCGAGTCGGGTGCGACTTTGCTCCTGGTGGCTTTCATCGAGGGCAAGATCGTCGGCACTGTCCAGGTCGGCGCCGCGCAGATGCCGAACCAGCCGCATCGCGGCGACCTGAAGAAATTGCTGGTGCATCGCCGCGCCCGCGGCAAGGGCCTCGCCCGGCTGCTGATGGAAGCGGCCGAGCGCGAGGCGGCAAGGTTTGGCAAGACCTTGCTGGTGCTCGACACGGCGACCGGCAGCGATGCGGAAGCCATCTACCCGCGCCTCGGCTGGCAGCGCGTCGGTGTCATCCCCGACTACGCCATGTGGCCCGAGGGCGGGCTTTGCGACACGACCATTTTTTACAAGCGGATTGCGGCTTGA
- a CDS encoding HAD-IA family hydrolase, protein MKVLMVDVDGVLVHGRPGDGLHYCTYLERDLGLRRDVLQEEFFRKDHWNDVVTGRDDLEPRLASVLQKIAPGLSAATLIDYWFENDSGLNRTLLADLAALRAKSIPMYLATNQEHRRAAYLMEKLDLSAYFDGIFYSAMLGYQKPAPEFFRLATERVGVAPGEIAFIDDYPANIEAARQFGWKAMHWAPGSRLEDALAVFSQR, encoded by the coding sequence ATGAAAGTTCTGATGGTGGATGTCGACGGCGTGCTGGTGCATGGCCGGCCTGGCGATGGCCTGCATTACTGCACCTATCTGGAACGCGATCTCGGTCTCAGACGCGATGTGCTTCAGGAAGAATTCTTCCGGAAAGACCATTGGAACGATGTCGTGACCGGCCGCGACGATCTCGAACCCCGGCTCGCCAGCGTTCTGCAGAAGATCGCACCGGGGCTCAGCGCCGCAACGCTGATCGACTACTGGTTCGAGAACGATTCCGGCCTCAACCGGACCCTGCTCGCCGATCTCGCCGCGCTCAGGGCAAAGAGCATCCCGATGTATCTGGCAACCAACCAGGAGCATCGCCGCGCCGCCTATCTGATGGAAAAGCTCGACCTATCCGCCTATTTCGACGGCATCTTCTATTCCGCCATGCTGGGCTACCAGAAGCCCGCACCCGAATTCTTCCGGCTGGCGACCGAGCGCGTCGGCGTCGCACCGGGCGAGATCGCCTTCATCGACGACTACCCAGCCAACATTGAGGCCGCGCGGCAATTCGGCTGGAAGGCCATGCATTGGGCACCGGGCTCGCGGCTGGAAGACGCCCTCGCGGTGTTTTCACAGCGATGA
- a CDS encoding histone deacetylase family protein has product MRVIYSEDHKLRDAKTELHDGQLVTPFEAPFRAEWILAAVKEAGFTDVVAPEAHGLETARKVHDPAYLDFLRTVWERWVAAGYKGEAIANSFPVRRTSQRVPENIVGMIGHYTNAADTSITKGSYEAAVASMRCALTGADWLNAGNRFAFALCRPPGHHAGFDLFGGYCFINNAAVAAQRLRDRGAKKVAVLDVDFHHGNGTQDIFYRRGDVFTASLHGDPIHAFPYFLGHADEEGEGEGLAANRNYPMPRGTPWEQWSAALADALGRIKNFDAEAIVLSLGVDTFERDPISFFKLTSEDFIRMGKLIAGAGLPVLTCMEGGYGVPEIGLNVANVLKGLEA; this is encoded by the coding sequence ATGCGCGTCATCTATTCGGAAGATCACAAGCTGAGGGATGCCAAAACCGAACTGCATGATGGCCAGCTCGTGACGCCTTTCGAGGCGCCGTTTCGTGCCGAATGGATTCTGGCGGCGGTGAAGGAGGCGGGCTTCACCGATGTTGTCGCACCGGAAGCGCATGGGCTGGAAACGGCGCGCAAGGTGCATGATCCGGCCTATCTCGATTTCCTGCGGACAGTCTGGGAGCGCTGGGTCGCGGCCGGTTACAAGGGTGAGGCGATCGCCAATTCCTTTCCCGTCCGGCGCACCAGCCAGCGCGTGCCGGAAAACATCGTCGGCATGATCGGCCACTATACCAACGCCGCCGATACCTCGATCACCAAGGGCTCCTATGAAGCGGCCGTTGCATCGATGCGCTGCGCATTGACGGGAGCCGATTGGCTCAATGCCGGCAATCGCTTTGCCTTCGCCCTCTGTCGCCCGCCCGGCCATCATGCCGGCTTCGATCTCTTCGGCGGCTATTGCTTCATCAACAATGCCGCCGTCGCCGCGCAGCGGCTGCGCGACCGCGGCGCGAAGAAAGTGGCGGTGCTCGATGTCGATTTCCATCATGGCAACGGCACGCAGGACATCTTCTATCGGCGCGGCGATGTCTTCACCGCGTCGCTGCATGGCGATCCCATCCATGCCTTCCCCTATTTCCTCGGCCATGCCGACGAGGAGGGCGAAGGTGAAGGCCTGGCGGCGAACCGCAACTATCCGATGCCGCGCGGCACGCCTTGGGAACAATGGTCGGCAGCGCTTGCCGATGCTCTCGGCCGCATCAAGAATTTCGACGCAGAGGCGATCGTGCTTTCGCTCGGCGTGGACACGTTCGAGCGCGACCCGATCTCCTTCTTCAAGCTGACCTCGGAGGATTTCATCCGCATGGGCAAGCTCATCGCCGGCGCGGGCCTACCGGTTTTGACCTGTATGGAAGGTGGTTACGGTGTGCCGGAAATCGGCCTGAACGTCGCCAATGTGCTGAAGGGCCTTGAAGCATGA
- a CDS encoding EamA family transporter, producing the protein MDQTLIESGTDGGAALMPHPDVAPSSGGIAAGVLMCVMSMCSIQFGSALSSPIINAYGPVGATWLRLVFASAALAIIVRPKIMSYSRSQWISVLALGSVSALMTASFFSAIARIPLGLAVAIDFLGPLLVATLGFGLSRQLLWPVFAGIGVLLLAYDGEEWVGNLPGILFACGAGVGWACYILLTKKVGNAFKGLEGLSMSLLVAAIVSTPFGFASAVPHLTASGLLEIGGLALLVPLLPYVLEMVALRRMPTSSFGILMSLEPAIAAVAGFVILSQPMTPSQMFGTALVVAASIGATVFATKG; encoded by the coding sequence ATGGATCAGACGCTTATCGAAAGTGGCACGGATGGCGGCGCGGCGCTGATGCCGCATCCGGATGTTGCGCCATCCTCTGGCGGCATCGCGGCCGGGGTGCTCATGTGCGTGATGTCCATGTGCAGCATCCAGTTCGGCTCGGCCTTGTCGTCTCCAATCATCAACGCCTACGGACCGGTCGGTGCGACGTGGCTGCGGCTCGTCTTCGCGTCCGCCGCATTGGCGATCATCGTCCGTCCGAAGATCATGAGCTATAGCCGCTCGCAATGGATCAGCGTGCTGGCACTCGGCTCCGTCTCGGCGTTGATGACGGCTTCCTTCTTTTCGGCGATTGCGCGCATTCCGTTGGGTCTTGCCGTCGCTATCGATTTTCTCGGGCCTCTGCTTGTCGCGACTCTCGGCTTCGGGCTGAGCCGTCAGCTTCTTTGGCCCGTCTTCGCCGGTATTGGCGTTCTGCTATTGGCCTATGACGGCGAAGAATGGGTGGGCAATCTGCCGGGAATCCTCTTTGCCTGCGGCGCAGGGGTGGGCTGGGCCTGCTACATCCTGTTGACGAAGAAGGTCGGCAACGCCTTCAAGGGTCTTGAAGGGCTTTCCATGTCGCTGCTGGTTGCGGCGATCGTTTCGACACCTTTCGGCTTTGCCTCCGCCGTCCCACATCTGACGGCTTCCGGCCTCCTTGAAATAGGCGGCCTGGCACTGCTCGTTCCGCTTCTTCCCTATGTGCTGGAAATGGTGGCGCTGCGCCGCATGCCCACCTCGTCCTTCGGCATTCTCATGAGCCTCGAGCCCGCCATCGCCGCCGTTGCCGGCTTCGTCATCCTGTCGCAACCGATGACGCCGTCGCAGATGTTCGGTACGGCGCTCGTCGTCGCCGCGAGCATCGGGGCAACGGTTTTTGCCACGAAAGGCTGA